DNA sequence from the Deltaproteobacteria bacterium genome:
CCGCGGACTCGCCCCGGCGCGAACGCGCGCGTCGCGGCCTGCTCGGCGCGCTACGCCGGTGAGCGGTTCGGGCGCGGCGTCCGCTCACGCGCCGGCGCCGCCGCGCGGGAACCACCGCTCGATCGTATCGACGATGGCGTGCGCCTGCTTCTCGCTCGAGATGTTGAAGCTCGACTGCTTGCGATACTGGCCGCCCGACTTCTTGTAGCGGACGATCGCCACCTTCGGCGGCCGCCACTGGTCCGTCTTGCGGTCCAGCTCCTGGAACTTGAACATGACGGTCGCCCACGCGCCTTTCGACAGCACCTCGCGGTCGAGCTCCTTGCGCACCAGGCGGCCTTCGTCTTCGTAATCGTACGTCAGTTCGTCGAGTGTTTCGGCCATCGCTGCCTTCCTTGTGAAAAACGCATCCGGGGCGGTCACCGACACGCGGCGGACGGTGGCGCGACTACGAACCTCCGCCCGCGCGTGCGCCGTCGCCGTCTCGCGCGGCGTCCTCGCCCCCCGCGCCGCCGCCGTCTCGCGCGGCGTCCTCACCCCCCGCGCCGCCGCCGTCTCGCGCGGCGTCCTCGCCCCCCGCGCCGCCGAGCCGCCGCCGAACGTCCTGGTCCACGTCGACGAAGCGGACGTCCATGTGGCCGCCGCCGTCTCGCGTCACCTTGACGACCCGCGCACGGACCCTCACGGCGTCGCCGCTGCCGCCCACCTCGAGCGTCACGACGTCGTCGACGTCCAGCAACACCGGTCCGCACAGGCGCGCACCCTCGGCGGTGACTTCGGTCGCGTCGAACATCTCGTAGCGCACCGGTTCCGCCCCCGCGGCGCCTCCTGCGGGCACCACGATCGCCGCGGGCATCTTGCGGTCGGCCGTCATCTACTCGTAGCCTCGGGCGTGGCAGTCTAGTCAGCATCGCATGGCCAAGCAACACGAACGGCAGAAGGTGGCGGACGAGGTGCTCGTCGAGGTCCGGCGGCGCATCCTGACCGGTCGCTACGCGCCGGGCACCAAGCTCCCGCCCGAGCGCGACCTCGCGCGCGAACTCGGCGTCAACCGCGCGTCGCTGCGGGAGGCGCTCAAGAAGCTCGAACACCTCGGCCTCGTGCGCATCCGCCAGGGCGACGGCACGCGCGTGACGCACTTCGAGCAGACCGCGGGGATCGAGCTGGTGTCCCACCTGCTGCCGCTGTCGCCCGAGTTGGCCGCCGACGTGCTCGAGTTCCGCCGGCTCGTCGGCCGCGAGCTCGCGCGACTCGCGGCCGAGCGGGCGACCGCGGCCGACGTGGATCGGCTGCGAGCGCTCGCGGCCGACGGTCGCGCCCCGGAGCTGTCGCCCGAGCGGCGGTTCGACCTCGACTTTGCGTTCTACGCGCAGTTGGCTGCATGTACCGGCAACCGCGTGCTGTCGATGCTCATCAATACGGTCCGCGCGGCCACCGAGTCGATGCGGCCGGCGCTCGCCGTGCTCACCGTGTCGCCGGAGCGGATGGCAGCCCACCACGACGCGGTGATCGCCGCGATCGAGGCACGCGATGCGGACGCCGCCGCGCGCGCGGCCGAGGCGTACCTGCGCGACGGCGAGCGAAAGGTGCTGGGCGATGAAGCTGCCCCGTGAAGAGATCGACGCGATCGCGCACCTGGCGCGGCTCGCGCTTACCGACGACGAAGCGGACGCGCTGTGCGGGGAACTCGGCGCGATTCTCGCGCACGTCGCGGCCTTGTCCGAAGTCGACACCACCGGCGTGGAGCCGATGACCCACGCGGTGCCGATGGACCTGCGCCTGCGCGCCGACGAGGTCGAGCCGTCGCTGCCGGCCGAACTCGCGGTCGGCGCCGCACCGGACCGCGACGGCGACTACTTCCGCGTGCCGAAGGTGATCGACGGATGATCGACTGGACCGCCGCGGACATCGCGCGCCGGGTGGCCGCGCGCGACGTGTCGGCTCGCGAGGTCGCGCAGGCCCACCTCGATCGCGTCGCCGCGGTCGACGACCGCCTCGGCGCGTTCTTGCGGGTCGACGGCGACGGCGCGCTCGCACAGGCCGGCGCGGTGGACGCCGCGATCGCGCGCGGCGAGGACCCGGGCCCGCTGGCGGGCGTGCCGGTCGGCCTGAAGGACGTGCTGGTCACCGCCGGCGTCGAGACGACCGCCGCGTCGAAGATCCTCGCCGGCTGGGTGCCGCCGTACGACGGCACGGCGGTCGCGCGGTTGCGCGCGGCCGGCGCGGTCGTGCTCGGCAAGCTCAACTGCGACGAATTCGCGATGGGCTCGTCGACCGAACGCTCGGCGTTTCGCCCGTGTCGCAACCCGTGGAACCTCGACCGGGTGCCGGGCGGCTCGTCGGGCGGCTCGGCGGCGGCGGTGGCCGCGCGGTTGTGCGCGGCGTCGCTCGGCACGGATACCGGCGGCTCGATCCGCCAGCCCGCCGCGCTGTGCGGCGTCGTCGGGCTCAAGCCGACCTACGGCCGCGTGTCGCGCTACGGGGTGGTTGCTTATGCATCGTCTCTCGATCAGGTCGGGCCGCTGGCGCGCACGGTGGAGGATGCGGCGTTGGTGCTCGAGGCGATCGCCGGGTTCGACCCGCGCGACGCCACGTCGATCGACGCGCCGGTGCCGCGTTACCGGGACGCGACCGCCGCCGGGGCCGGCGGAGTCGAGGGCTTGCGGTTCGGCGTGCCGGACGAATACCTCGCCGGCGACGGACTCGACCCGGAGGTCGCCGCGGCGGTCGCCGCCGCCGTCGACCGACTCGCCGCCGCCGGTGCCCGGGTGGAGCGCATCTCGCTGCCCCACACGCGCTATGCCCTGTCGGCGTATTACCTGATCGCCACGGCCGAGGCGTCGTCCAACCTCGCCCGCTACGACGGCGTCCGCTACGGCCTGCGCGTGGCGGCGCCCGGGGCGAGCCTCGCGGACATGTATTGCGCGACGCGCGGCGCCGGGTTCGGCCCGGAGGTCAAGCGGCGGATCATGCTCGGCACCTACGTGTTGCGCGCTGGCTACTACGATCAGTACTACCGCAAGGCGCAGCAGGTGCGCGCGCTCGTCAAGCGCGACTTCGACGCCGCGTTTTCGCGCGTGGACGTCGTCGTGTGTCCCACGTCGCCGACGCCCGCGTTCGCCCTCGGCGAAAAGACCGCCGACCCGCTGCAGATGTACCTGGCCGACGTGTTCACCCTCGGCTGCAACCTGGCCGGCCTGCCCGGCATCAGCGTACCGTGCGGGCTATCGTCGGGCGGCTTGCCGATTGGCCTGCAGATGATCGCGCCGCCGCTGGCGGAGCCGACGCTTCTGCGCGCCGCCGCCGGCTACGAACGGATCGCGCCGTTTACCGCCCGGCCGCCGGAGGTGGCGCCGTGAGCCGATGGGAACCGGTCATCGGCCTGGAGGTGCACGTGCAACTTCGCACCGCCTCCAAGACGTTCTCGGGCTCCGCCGCCGCGTACGGCGCCGAACCGAACGCGCTCACCGACCCGGTCGTGCTCGCGCTGCCGGGCGCGCTGCCCGTGCTCAACGAGCGCGCGGTCGAGTTCGCAGTGCGGCTCGGGCTCGCCTGCGGCTGTTCGATCCGCCGCCGGTCGCGGCTCGCGCGCAAGCACTACTTCTACCCGGATCTGCCCAAGGGGTACCAGATTTCGCAGTACGACGAGCCGCTGTGCGAGGGCGGCGGCGTCGACGTGGTCGTCGACGGCCGCGTCCACCGCGTGCGGCTCACCCGCATCCACCTCGAGGAGGACGCCGGCAAGAGCCTGCACGACGGCGGCGCCGCATCGCGCGTCGACCTCAACCGCGCCGGCGTGCCGCTGTGCGAGATCGTCAGCGAGCCGGAAATTCGCTCGGCCGCGCACGCGGCGGCGTACATGCGCGCGATCCGCCAGCTCGTCCGCTACCTCGACATCTCCGACGGCAACATGGAGGAGGGCTCGCTTCGGTGCGACGCCAACGTGTCGGTGCGCCTCGCCGGCAGCGAGGAGCTAGGCGTCCGCGTCGAACTCAAGAACATCAACTCGTTTCGGTTCGTGCAAAAGGCGCTCGACTACGAGATCGCGCGCCAGGTGCGCGTGCTCGACGGCGGCGGGCAGGTCGTGCAGGAGACGCGGCTGTGGGACGCGGATGCCGGCGTGACGCGGCCGATGCGCGGCAAGGAGGAGGCCGAGGACTACCGCTACTTCCCGGACCCGGATCTGCCGCCGCTGGTCGTCGATGACGCACTGCTCGCGCGCGCCCGCGCCGCGATCCCCGAGCTGCCCGCGGCGCGTCGCGCGCGCTACATCGACCAGCTGGGCCTCGGCCCGGCCGACGCGGACGCCATGGCCGAAGAGCGCGACGTGGCCGACTACTTCGATGCGGTCGTCGCCGCCGGCGCGCCGCCCAAGGCCGCCGCGAACTGGATCCAGGGCGACCTCACCGCGGCGCTGCACCGGGCGGGCCGGAGCGTGGCAGACTGCCCGGTGTCGCCGGCGCACCTGGCCGAGCTGATCGGGCTGCTCGAAGACGACGCGATCAGCGGGCCGATCGCCAAGCGCGTGCTCGCTCGCGCCTTTGCGACCGGCGAGTCGCCCGTCGCGATCGTCGAGCGCGACGGGCTGCGGCAGATCAGCGACGCGGGCGCGATCGAGGCGATCGCCCGCGACATCGTCGCGGCGCACCCGGACCAGGTCGCCGCCTACCGGGCCGGCAAGACCAAGCTGCTCGGCTACTTCGTCGGCCAGGTCATGAAGGCGACCGGCGGCAAGGCGAACCCCGCAGCGGTCAACGATGTGCTAAAGCGGCTGCTCGACGAGGCAGGAGCATGACGGCAAGCGAGTCTGCAACTTCATCGGCGACCGACGACTTCACTCCGATTCGCTATGCGGACGGCGTCCTGTACGTGCTCGACCAGCGGCAGTTGCCGGCGCACGAAACGTGGGTCGAGTGCCGCGACGAGGCGCAGGTCGCCGATGCGATCGCCAAGATGGTCGTGCGCGGCGCGCCGGCGATCGGGTGCACGGCCGCCTACGGCGTGGCGATCGCCGCCCGGCGGCTGGCGGCGGCTGGCGCCGGCGCGCGGGCGTTTCGCGCCGGCCTCGACGAGGCGATCGAGCGGCTGCGCGCGACGCGGCCGACGGCGGTGAACCTGTTTTGGGCGCTGGCCCAGATGCGCGACGCGGCGGCGGTCGCGCTCACCGGCGGCACGCCGGGCGACGCCGCGGCCGCGCTCGATCGGCGCGCGCTCGCCATCCACGCCGAGGACGTCGCGATGTGCAAGCGGATCGGCGCCGCGGGGGCGCCGCTTTTGCCCGA
Encoded proteins:
- a CDS encoding FadR family transcriptional regulator, with amino-acid sequence MAKQHERQKVADEVLVEVRRRILTGRYAPGTKLPPERDLARELGVNRASLREALKKLEHLGLVRIRQGDGTRVTHFEQTAGIELVSHLLPLSPELAADVLEFRRLVGRELARLAAERATAADVDRLRALAADGRAPELSPERRFDLDFAFYAQLAACTGNRVLSMLINTVRAATESMRPALAVLTVSPERMAAHHDAVIAAIEARDADAAARAAEAYLRDGERKVLGDEAAP
- the gatC gene encoding Asp-tRNA(Asn)/Glu-tRNA(Gln) amidotransferase subunit GatC; translated protein: MKLPREEIDAIAHLARLALTDDEADALCGELGAILAHVAALSEVDTTGVEPMTHAVPMDLRLRADEVEPSLPAELAVGAAPDRDGDYFRVPKVIDG
- the gatA gene encoding Asp-tRNA(Asn)/Glu-tRNA(Gln) amidotransferase subunit GatA; amino-acid sequence: MIDWTAADIARRVAARDVSAREVAQAHLDRVAAVDDRLGAFLRVDGDGALAQAGAVDAAIARGEDPGPLAGVPVGLKDVLVTAGVETTAASKILAGWVPPYDGTAVARLRAAGAVVLGKLNCDEFAMGSSTERSAFRPCRNPWNLDRVPGGSSGGSAAAVAARLCAASLGTDTGGSIRQPAALCGVVGLKPTYGRVSRYGVVAYASSLDQVGPLARTVEDAALVLEAIAGFDPRDATSIDAPVPRYRDATAAGAGGVEGLRFGVPDEYLAGDGLDPEVAAAVAAAVDRLAAAGARVERISLPHTRYALSAYYLIATAEASSNLARYDGVRYGLRVAAPGASLADMYCATRGAGFGPEVKRRIMLGTYVLRAGYYDQYYRKAQQVRALVKRDFDAAFSRVDVVVCPTSPTPAFALGEKTADPLQMYLADVFTLGCNLAGLPGISVPCGLSSGGLPIGLQMIAPPLAEPTLLRAAAGYERIAPFTARPPEVAP
- the gatB gene encoding Asp-tRNA(Asn)/Glu-tRNA(Gln) amidotransferase subunit GatB → MSRWEPVIGLEVHVQLRTASKTFSGSAAAYGAEPNALTDPVVLALPGALPVLNERAVEFAVRLGLACGCSIRRRSRLARKHYFYPDLPKGYQISQYDEPLCEGGGVDVVVDGRVHRVRLTRIHLEEDAGKSLHDGGAASRVDLNRAGVPLCEIVSEPEIRSAAHAAAYMRAIRQLVRYLDISDGNMEEGSLRCDANVSVRLAGSEELGVRVELKNINSFRFVQKALDYEIARQVRVLDGGGQVVQETRLWDADAGVTRPMRGKEEAEDYRYFPDPDLPPLVVDDALLARARAAIPELPAARRARYIDQLGLGPADADAMAEERDVADYFDAVVAAGAPPKAAANWIQGDLTAALHRAGRSVADCPVSPAHLAELIGLLEDDAISGPIAKRVLARAFATGESPVAIVERDGLRQISDAGAIEAIARDIVAAHPDQVAAYRAGKTKLLGYFVGQVMKATGGKANPAAVNDVLKRLLDEAGA